The Desulfobaculum bizertense DSM 18034 genomic interval GCGATTCAGGCTCTTTGGATTTTTGGTCGGCACTCTTCCTGTGGGGGGATCGGGGGGCTAACCTGACCCAGTGCCGGAAAAAAAGACGAAAATAAAAGCATCTACCGCTTGAGTTCGCGATTGATGCGCATCAAGACCCCGGCGGGCGACTGCTTGGCTTGAGCAGCTTTTTCAACGGCCCGGCGAATACCAAGTGAGGCCACATGCAAAATATCCCTCGTGCCTCTTGTAGCGTCCGGGTGATCAGCCATTTCACCCAGGAGCCGAAGCACGTGTCGCTCGTACTCGCGAAGAGAAATGAGTGGGATTTGCATGTGGCCTCCATTTGGGGGGTCGGGGTCTCAAGAGGCGGCGGGAGCAAGGGTTAAACTCCCGCCTATCGCGCCTCAGGATCAGTATGAAGGAGCTGGCCTCTTGAGACTCCGAAGAGTTGGTGGACCGGGACTTTTTTGCAGTGATGGCTCTTACGTTTTTCGTTATCCCTAACCGGTGCCCGGTCCATGTGGTTAGCTACAGAATCGTGTCTCGCTACGAACAGCGAACAAAAAACTCTGAATAGCGGTAATAGCCTGATAGACCTCCTTTTCTACAGTCCGAAACTCCTGTTCAGTAATAACCATGTCATCAATTGCCTTGTTGTATTCACCAATCGCCACGCCCAAATCCTGAACAGCTACGAGGGCCTGAGTTTGGCTTGCCTTGTGGTCCAAGCAGTTTGCATCCGGCACCCGGACGAACACACCACCCATAGCCCGAGCCAACTGCTCCCGCGAAGCTTCGGAATCACTCAATTCAATAAGCTTCAGGGCATCGCAAACTCCAAGCTTATGAGTTGGAATATTCTCGTTGAACTCGCTCATGAGAGAGGAATACGACTTGCCAAGGCAATCGGCGGCAGCCTGAGCACCTAAGCTCTCGCACACGGCATTCTTTAGCGTTTCGATAAATGTGTGCCCTATTGTCATGACTGCCCCCACGGTAAAATCTCTGAACGTTATCATTTACTTACGAAAACAACTGGGAAAGACTTTTCCCATACAACAAATTCTACTGCACAGCTTGAGTACGCAGCGTTTCCAACTCACAGAGTCGCTTTTTCAGCTCGCAGTTCTTTCGGCGTAGACAGAGCACAATAAAAGCCAGCCGAACAACTGCTCGAACTCTCTGATTAGATCCCCTTCTCGCGGTTTTCCAACCTGAGACGGAATATCCACAGAGCCTCGCAATTGCTCGCTGGCTTCGGTACTCCTCACGGAGTAATTCAAGCTGTTTTGCAAACCGGATTGTTTTCATGCCTTTATGCTAGACATTTATCGGCGGTTTTAGCAAGGGGAATTTCGGCTCTTTTAGCTAGAGTAAAAATAGCCTATAGATATAAATATGAAGACAGGTTTAGATTTTGAAAGAAAATTTATCGAAGTGATAACCGAAATGGTTATTCTAAGTGGTATGAATCATACAGATTTTGCCAAAAAGACCTTCGGAGAGACCGATGGTTCCGTTGTCAAATGGCGACGCATGCGAAACGCATTTTCGGCAACAGGCCGCCCCCAAAGGCTGACCGTAGGAGAGGCGTGGCGAATGGCTGAAGTCTTGGGCAAAACCTACCCAGAGCTGTGTTTCACTGTAGAACAGCGACTTAAGGCAGAAAAATAGGGAACAAAGATAGAATCTTAGTTCCCTATTAGGTCACGACTTCTTTTCAACAGGTGCTTCAGTCATTTGCGCCTGCATCATTTTTATTTGTGCCGCCCAAGTTTCTTTTCCCTCTAAATCTTGGGCGATCCTCTTCAAATATTCCCCCAGTAGCTCTTCACAAAGCGCTTTCCCTTCAGAGCCTTTCTTAAGCTTCGACAACATTTCCATTGCAGACGCAACTCGCAACAACTCCAAAATGGGGTCCAACATCAAAAAACTCCATTTACGCTAAGATTTAGAGATTCAGATCAAATGTCGAGCGAAACTCAATAGCACCCTTTATCTCTAAATTCCAAGACGTCATGGACCTCGTGGGGACTTTTTAAATCTATCAGGCTTTTCTTTAATGAGTTAGACTTGTTGTACTCATCTTCTCTTTGCCTTTTTATCAAATCTTACATTTCCGGCACTGAGCTTTCTCACTAAAAATATTACCTTTTATCAAATTTTTTATTTTTCATAAAAAGTTCAATTATTTTTTTTACTCAATTATTCGCCGAGAATCGGCCCTCCAGATATTGCATTACGGCCGATTCTCGGCTATC includes:
- a CDS encoding phage regulatory CII family protein; translation: MTIGHTFIETLKNAVCESLGAQAAADCLGKSYSSLMSEFNENIPTHKLGVCDALKLIELSDSEASREQLARAMGGVFVRVPDANCLDHKASQTQALVAVQDLGVAIGEYNKAIDDMVITEQEFRTVEKEVYQAITAIQSFLFAVRSETRFCS